Proteins encoded in a region of the Xylocopa sonorina isolate GNS202 chromosome 1, iyXylSono1_principal, whole genome shotgun sequence genome:
- the LOC143425862 gene encoding uncharacterized protein LOC143425862, which translates to MAARKKEESSKQRYQANARERDRTHRLNLLFNVKMVSVVRGRGWAQTKKDSLPKPGRPLCSEDTNYMNFIKIINLVDNENLAEKVDEFVKLINEELKQQSLKNIHDKLYKCALNDREFGQKLSMVYDSRTIRNARFQEDMNLYKLFVNCLQADYERRKELKEENVTHFHNTLCLFSDFLNSFTMSVPSRLQSAFLDYMEMLLETASEDDIKIFMEQVIAHRKHLCNNEKLHNLLISARQILIEGKISSTSRQMLLYVIDLESRDFQPLPNDLAEFYKSQLDKNYIHIPQKSASANNRDLRTIRGSNATDFAK; encoded by the exons gttaaatttattatttaacgTAAAGATGGTGTCTGTTGTTCGCGGTCGTGGGTGGGCTCAAACCAAGAAAGATTCGTTACCAAAGCCGGGAAGACCATTGTGTTCCGAGGATACGAATTATATGAATTTTATTAAGATCATCAATCTTGTTGATAATGAGAATTTAGCGGAGAAGGTTGACGAATTTGTGAAACTGATTAACGAAGAATTGAAGCAACAAAGTTTAAA aaatatacatgacaaacTTTACAAATGTGCTTTAAACGATAGAGAATTTGGACAAAAGTTATCGATGGTGTATGACTCTCGAACGATAAGAAATGCACGTTTCCAAGAGGATATGAATTTATATAAACTCTTTGTAAATTGTTTACAAGCAGACTACGAAA GAAGGAAAGAACTGAAGGAAGAAAATGTAACCCATTTTCACAATACTCTTTGCCTGTTCTCCGACTTTTTAAATAGTTTCACAATGTCAGTACCTTCTAGATTACAGTCTGCATTTCTGGATTATATGGAAATGTTGCTGGAAACGGCTTCTGAAGATGATATTAAAATTTTTATGGAACAA GTCATTGCGCATAGAAAACATTTATGCAATAACGAAAAATTGCATAATTTGTTAATAAGTGCAAGACAAATCTTGATCGAAGGAAAAATCTCTTCTACGTCTCGACAAATGTTACTGTACGTAATAGATCTAGAGAGTAGAGATTTTCAGCCATTGCCTAACGATCTGGCAGAATTTTATAAGTCACAGTTAGATAAAAATTACATACACATACCGCAAAAGTCGGCGTCTGCAAATAATCGTGATCTAAGAACGATTCGAGGTTCTAATGCAACAGattttgcaaaataa